From a single Kitasatospora azatica KCTC 9699 genomic region:
- the pgsA gene encoding CDP-diacylglycerol--glycerol-3-phosphate 3-phosphatidyltransferase: protein MEVQETRVQTDRVLTIPNVLSMARLVGVPVFLWLILWPQFDGPNNDGWALLILMLSGISDYLDGKLARRWGQISRLGQILDPLADRLYVLSTLLGLTWREILPWWLTAILLAREIFIASLLPILNRHGYGPLQVSFLGKAATFNLMYAFPLLLLGQGQGWFHHTAAAVSWAFIWWGTILYWWAGILYAVQARQIVKADALPSS, encoded by the coding sequence GTGGAGGTCCAGGAGACGCGCGTCCAGACCGACCGCGTCCTCACCATCCCCAACGTGCTGAGCATGGCGCGGCTGGTCGGGGTCCCGGTCTTCCTCTGGCTGATCCTCTGGCCGCAGTTCGACGGGCCGAACAACGACGGTTGGGCCCTGCTGATCCTGATGCTCAGTGGGATCAGCGACTACCTGGACGGCAAGCTGGCCCGGCGCTGGGGCCAGATCAGCCGGCTCGGCCAGATCCTCGACCCGCTCGCGGACCGGCTGTATGTGCTCTCCACCCTGCTCGGCCTGACCTGGCGGGAGATCCTGCCCTGGTGGCTGACTGCGATCCTGCTGGCTCGCGAGATCTTCATCGCTTCGCTACTGCCTATTCTCAACCGGCATGGATACGGTCCGCTCCAGGTGAGTTTTCTCGGCAAGGCGGCGACCTTCAATCTGATGTACGCCTTTCCGCTTCTGCTGCTGGGACAGGGTCAGGGCTGGTTCCATCACACCGCCGCCGCGGTCAGCTGGGCGTTCATCTGGTGGGGGACGATCCTGTACTGGTGGGCCGGCATCCTCTATGCGGTCCAGGCGCGGCAGATCGTCAAGGCGGACGCCCTCCCCAGCAGCTGA
- a CDS encoding PTS sugar transporter subunit IIA, whose amino-acid sequence MTTVTSPLTGRAIGLAAVPDPVFAGAMVGPGTAIDPVREPTTAVAPVDGLVVSMHPHAFVVMDSDGHGVLTHLGIDTVQLNGAGFELLVSKGDQVKRGQPVIKWDPAAVEAAGKSPISPIVALEASAEALSAVAEAGEVASGGELFTWN is encoded by the coding sequence ATGACCACTGTGACGTCGCCGCTGACCGGCCGCGCCATCGGACTCGCCGCCGTGCCCGACCCCGTCTTCGCCGGCGCGATGGTGGGGCCCGGCACTGCCATCGACCCGGTGCGCGAGCCGACGACCGCTGTGGCGCCGGTGGACGGCCTGGTGGTGTCGATGCACCCGCACGCGTTCGTGGTGATGGACTCCGACGGTCATGGCGTGCTCACCCACCTCGGCATCGACACCGTCCAGCTGAACGGTGCGGGCTTCGAGCTGCTGGTCAGCAAGGGCGACCAGGTGAAGCGCGGCCAGCCGGTGATCAAGTGGGACCCGGCGGCGGTGGAGGCCGCGGGCAAGTCGCCGATCTCCCCCATCGTGGCGTTGGAGGCCTCGGCCGAGGCGCTCAGCGCGGTCGCCGAAGCCGGCGAGGTCGCCAGCGGCGGCGAGCTCTTCACCTGGAACTGA
- the ptsP gene encoding phosphoenolpyruvate--protein phosphotransferase: MQKTLRGVGVSHGVAIGPVRHMGTAVLEPPATQIPTEDAPREQARAQQAVDAVAADLIARGNLAGGEAQAVLEAQALMAQDPELMADVSRRIAVGSSAERGVYDAFAAYRALLAAAGEYLAGRVADLDDVRNRIVARLLGVPMPGVPDSDEPYVLLARDLAPADTALLDPTLVLGFVTEEGGPTSHSAILARALGVPAVVALPGATDLAEGVVVAVDGSSGEVLIEPAAEKQAELRRLAAERKAALAASSGPGRTSDGHLVPLLANVGGPGDVAAALENGAEGVGLFRTEFLFLDDSKKAPGEDAQVEAYRKVLEAFPEGRVVVRVLDAGADKPLDFLTPADEPNPALGVRGLRTLLEHPEVLATQLRALARAAEGLPVHLEVMAPMVADRADAKAFAEACVAAGLRAKFGAMVEIPSAALRARSILQEVEFLSLGTNDLAQYTFAADRQVGSLARLQDPWQPALLDLVAAAAEAAKAAGKSCGVCGEAASDPLLACVLTGLGVTSLSMGSASIPYVRASLAKFTLAQCRRAAEAARAADSAEEARAAAQQVLSGE, translated from the coding sequence ATGCAGAAGACGCTGCGCGGCGTGGGCGTCAGCCACGGCGTCGCGATCGGCCCGGTGCGGCACATGGGGACCGCGGTGCTGGAGCCGCCGGCCACCCAGATCCCGACCGAGGACGCGCCGCGCGAGCAGGCCCGGGCGCAGCAGGCCGTCGACGCGGTCGCCGCCGACCTGATCGCCCGCGGCAACCTGGCCGGTGGCGAGGCGCAGGCGGTGCTGGAGGCCCAGGCGCTGATGGCGCAGGACCCGGAGCTGATGGCGGACGTCTCCCGCCGGATCGCCGTGGGCAGCAGCGCCGAGCGCGGCGTCTACGACGCGTTCGCCGCCTACCGGGCGCTGCTCGCTGCGGCCGGCGAGTACCTGGCGGGTCGGGTGGCGGACCTGGACGACGTGCGCAACCGGATCGTCGCGCGGCTGCTGGGGGTGCCGATGCCGGGTGTGCCGGACAGCGACGAGCCGTACGTGCTGCTCGCGCGTGACCTGGCGCCGGCCGACACCGCGCTGCTGGACCCGACGCTGGTGCTGGGCTTCGTCACCGAGGAGGGTGGGCCGACCAGTCACTCGGCGATCCTGGCGCGGGCCTTGGGGGTGCCTGCCGTGGTGGCGCTGCCGGGGGCGACCGACCTGGCCGAGGGTGTGGTCGTGGCGGTCGACGGCAGTAGTGGTGAGGTGCTGATCGAGCCGGCGGCCGAGAAGCAGGCGGAGCTGCGTCGGCTGGCGGCCGAGCGGAAGGCGGCGCTGGCGGCGTCCTCCGGTCCCGGGCGGACTTCCGACGGGCATCTGGTGCCGCTGCTGGCGAACGTCGGCGGCCCGGGTGATGTGGCGGCGGCGCTGGAGAACGGCGCCGAGGGCGTCGGGCTGTTCCGGACCGAGTTCCTCTTCCTGGACGACTCCAAGAAGGCGCCGGGTGAGGACGCCCAGGTGGAGGCGTACCGCAAGGTGCTGGAGGCGTTCCCCGAGGGACGCGTGGTGGTGCGGGTGCTGGACGCCGGCGCCGACAAGCCGTTGGACTTCCTGACGCCGGCCGACGAGCCGAACCCGGCGCTGGGTGTGCGGGGTCTGCGCACGCTGCTGGAGCACCCCGAGGTACTGGCCACCCAGCTGCGGGCGCTGGCCCGGGCGGCCGAGGGGCTGCCGGTGCACCTTGAGGTGATGGCGCCGATGGTGGCCGATCGGGCGGACGCCAAGGCGTTCGCCGAGGCCTGTGTGGCGGCGGGCCTGCGGGCGAAGTTCGGCGCGATGGTGGAGATTCCGTCGGCCGCGCTGCGGGCCCGGTCGATCCTGCAGGAGGTCGAGTTCCTCTCGCTGGGGACCAACGACCTGGCTCAGTACACCTTCGCGGCGGACCGCCAGGTCGGTTCGCTGGCCCGGCTGCAGGACCCGTGGCAGCCGGCTCTGCTCGACCTGGTGGCCGCGGCCGCGGAGGCGGCGAAAGCAGCTGGGAAGAGCTGCGGCGTGTGCGGCGAGGCGGCCTCCGACCCGCTGCTGGCCTGTGTGCTGACCGGTCTGGGTGTGACCAGCCTGTCGATGGGCTCCGCGTCGATCCCCTACGTCCGGGCTTCGCTCGCGAAGTTCACGCTGGCGCAGTGCCGGCGGGCGGCCGAGGCCGCGCGGGCGGCGGACAGTGCCGAGGAGGCCCGGGCGGCGGCGCAACAGGTGCTGTCGGGCGAGTGA
- a CDS encoding acetoacetate--CoA ligase — MSTPPQDAADRTEPLWRPDPAAAAATRLVAFQQWAAERHGAPAGPLAPASDDATAAARYAALHAWSTEDLNRFWTAVTEYFDVRFQTAPSAVLADATMPGARWFPDARLNYAEHALRHGADPAHADQPAILHLDETTEQPVAVSWAELRRQVGSLAAALRAQGLKPGDRVGAYLPNIPQAAVALLATASIGAIWTSCAPDFGARSVLDRFQQLEPDVLLAVDGYHYGGKNHDRTEVVAELRRELPSVRAFVHVPLLGTPAPEGALAWDELVAAEVEPVFEPLPFDHPLWVLYSSGTTGLPKAIVQSQGGILVEHLKQAGLHLDLGPEDRFFWYTSTGWMMWNFLIAGLLVGSTIVTYDGSPGHPTTGALWEVAARTSATVLGTSAAYAIASRKAELHPGRDLDLSAVRCIGTTGSPLPPDGFRWIYDEVKPDVWLASVSGGTDVCSCFVGGVPTLPVYLGEIQAPCLGAAVESWDVHGKPHTDEVGELVVTKPIPSMPTGFWNDPDGQRYHDSYFDMYPGIWRHGDWITVTSRGTVVIHGRSDSTLNRQGVRMGSSDIYEVVERLPEIAESLVIGLEEDGGGYWMPLFVVLAPGAELDDALRSRIRAVIREQLSPRHVPDEVIAVTGLPHTLTGKRIEVPVKRLLSGTPLDQAVNPGSVDNLDHLRFFERLGRERRS, encoded by the coding sequence GTGAGCACCCCACCCCAGGACGCCGCCGACCGCACCGAGCCGCTCTGGCGCCCGGACCCCGCCGCGGCCGCCGCCACCCGTCTGGTCGCCTTCCAGCAGTGGGCCGCCGAGCGGCACGGAGCTCCGGCCGGCCCGCTCGCCCCCGCCTCGGACGACGCCACCGCCGCCGCCCGCTACGCGGCCCTGCACGCCTGGTCCACCGAGGACCTCAACCGGTTCTGGACCGCCGTCACCGAGTACTTCGACGTCCGCTTCCAGACCGCCCCCAGCGCCGTGCTCGCCGACGCCACCATGCCCGGCGCCCGGTGGTTCCCCGACGCCCGCCTCAACTACGCCGAGCACGCCCTGCGGCACGGCGCCGACCCCGCGCACGCCGACCAGCCCGCGATCCTGCACCTGGACGAGACCACCGAACAGCCCGTCGCCGTCAGCTGGGCCGAGCTGCGCCGCCAGGTCGGCTCGCTCGCCGCCGCCCTGCGCGCCCAGGGCCTCAAGCCCGGCGACCGGGTCGGCGCCTACCTGCCGAACATCCCGCAGGCGGCCGTCGCACTGCTCGCCACCGCCTCGATCGGCGCCATCTGGACCTCCTGCGCCCCCGACTTCGGCGCCCGCAGCGTCCTCGACCGGTTCCAGCAGCTCGAGCCCGACGTGCTGCTCGCCGTCGACGGCTACCACTACGGCGGCAAGAACCACGACCGCACCGAGGTGGTCGCCGAGCTGCGCCGCGAACTCCCCTCGGTGCGCGCCTTCGTGCACGTCCCGCTGCTCGGCACCCCGGCCCCCGAGGGCGCCCTCGCCTGGGACGAGCTGGTCGCCGCCGAGGTCGAGCCGGTCTTCGAGCCGCTCCCCTTCGACCACCCGCTCTGGGTGCTCTACTCCTCCGGCACCACCGGCCTGCCCAAGGCCATCGTGCAGAGCCAGGGCGGCATCCTGGTCGAACACCTCAAGCAGGCCGGGCTCCACCTCGACCTCGGCCCGGAGGACCGGTTCTTCTGGTACACCTCCACCGGCTGGATGATGTGGAACTTCCTGATCGCCGGCCTGCTCGTCGGGTCCACGATCGTCACCTACGACGGCAGCCCGGGCCACCCCACCACCGGCGCCCTGTGGGAGGTCGCCGCCCGCACCAGCGCCACCGTGCTCGGCACCTCCGCCGCCTACGCCATCGCCAGCCGCAAGGCCGAACTGCACCCCGGCCGCGACCTCGACCTGAGCGCCGTCCGCTGCATCGGCACCACCGGCTCCCCGCTGCCGCCCGACGGCTTCCGCTGGATCTACGACGAGGTCAAGCCGGACGTCTGGCTCGCCTCGGTCAGCGGCGGCACCGACGTCTGCAGCTGCTTCGTCGGCGGCGTCCCCACCCTGCCCGTGTACCTCGGCGAGATCCAGGCCCCCTGCCTGGGCGCCGCCGTCGAATCCTGGGACGTCCACGGCAAGCCGCACACCGACGAGGTCGGCGAACTCGTCGTCACCAAGCCGATCCCGTCCATGCCCACCGGCTTCTGGAACGACCCCGACGGGCAGCGCTACCACGACAGCTACTTCGACATGTACCCCGGCATCTGGCGGCACGGCGACTGGATCACCGTCACCTCCCGCGGCACCGTGGTGATCCACGGCCGCTCCGACTCCACCCTCAACCGCCAGGGCGTACGGATGGGCTCCTCGGACATCTACGAGGTGGTCGAGCGCCTCCCCGAGATCGCCGAATCCCTGGTGATCGGCCTGGAGGAGGACGGCGGCGGCTACTGGATGCCGCTCTTCGTGGTGCTCGCCCCCGGCGCCGAACTCGACGACGCGCTGCGCTCGCGGATCCGCGCGGTGATCCGCGAGCAGCTCTCGCCGCGCCACGTCCCCGACGAGGTGATCGCCGTCACCGGCCTGCCGCACACCCTCACCGGCAAGCGGATCGAGGTCCCGGTCAAGCGGCTGCTCAGCGGCACCCCGCTGGACCAGGCCGTCAACCCCGGCTCCGTGGACAACCTCGACCACCTGCGGTTCTTCGAGCGCCTCGGCCGCGAACGCCGCTCCTGA